From the genome of Streptomyces sp. NBC_01304:
ACGGAGGGTTGCCTGCCGCTTGGGGGGAATTGCCCGGTACTGAACGGGGATGCGCGTCTCGACACAGATGCGCGTCACGTACGCCTCCTGGCGGTCTGCCGGGAGATGTACCGTGCGTCGATCCCGGACAGACCACGCACGGCGACGTACGCCTTCTCCCGCCCCGGCAGCGACACCCGGCCGCGCAGCACCGCCTCGGGCTCGCGCTCGATGCGGTCGAGCAGGCGCCGGT
Proteins encoded in this window:
- a CDS encoding DUF6380 family protein; translated protein: MTRICVETRIPVQYRAIPPKRQATLRGGTASLTEMACPAPVIGAAQGEGA